The sequence ATTGTCTCAAAAAAGAGAAACCTAAAGAGACTATATTTCATCTCAAAGTAAAGTTAGAATATGGAGATAATCATATTCATCCTCTAAGACCAGTTGCTTACCAAGGTAAAGCAACATATAGCAATGGAGCTAGTCGTAGTTCTCCCCGTATTAACAACATTCCACAAGAAAGATTACTATGAGCATTGAGCAGTGGCAAACATTAATCAAAGAAATTGAAGTTAAGGATATGAGGATATTAGAGAGTCAAAATAATGAGTTGACAATACAAAAAAAGAAGAAATTTGAAAGATTTGAAGCACTTACAGGTGTGCCTCTACCGGATGGTTATAAGGAATTTTGTCATGTTTTTGGTACTGGAGGCTTTGGCAAAGACGGGATAAGGATAGTCTATGCTGACTGGGAATATAGTTTAAGTTTTAGAAGCCATTTAGGAAGTAAAAGGCGCACCAAAAGCAGGTATAAATACTGATGAAGTCTAGTATAAACCTGAAGAGATGCGCCGATCCTATAATACCGATTTATCCAACCAAGAATGGGAAATTATCGCACCCATGCTACCCAAACCATCAAAATGGGGTAGGCCACCCAAAACAAATATGCGAGAGTTACTGAATGCCATTTTCTATATACTCAAAAATGGTTGTACATGGCAGAATCTACCCCATGACTTTCCGCCTTACTCAACGGTCTATTTCTACTGGCAAAGGTGGGAAAGAACTGGGCTACTGGAGGAGATTAATCGCAAATTGAGCCAACAATTTAGGGAAAAGGTTAGTAAAGAGGCGACCCGAGGAGACTTTAATCCGCTCACGTCGCTTTCGACTACCTGGGAAGCGCCAGTTGGTGCGGGGCTTTGGGATACCTACAGTCGCGATCGTTGATGTGACTGAAACTCGCATTGAGCGTCCTAAGCGGCACCAACGTGCCTTTTATAGCGGCAAACAGAAAGGGCACACGCTCAAATGTCAACTCATAATTGACGCTCTTACTGGGCAGATTATCTGTACGTTTTTCGGCAAGGGGCGACGGCATGATTTCAAGCTGTTCAAAGCTTCTGGCATCCATTTCCATCCTCAAACCGAGAGTTTGCAGGACAAGGGTTATCAAGGCATCCAGAAACTGCATCTCTACTGCCGCTTACCCCACAAGAAACCGAAAGGTGGTCAGCTTACGCCTGAGCAGAAAGCGTTCAACCGCCAACTTGCGCGCCAACGGGTTGGCATTGAGCATGTTAATCGCCGCTTGAAGATCTTCCGCATCTTATCTGGACGCTATCGCAATCGTCGTCACCGCTTTGGTTTGCGTTGCAATCTAATTGCTGGTCTCTACAATTTTGAACGCTCTCAAGGCTCCTCAGTTGGCTAATTTGCAAGAGGTCTATCGAACGGTTGTGGCGATCGCTGAAATACGAGTTGATTTACTTAATCGCTTTCGAAGATGGTATTCATTTGAATAAGGAAGTACGAAAATGGTTTAATTGGTATAATCAAGAGCGTCCGCATCAAGCATTGAATTATCGCACCCCAGAACTTGTTTACTGGGAAAGGCTTTCAGGTAGTGTCTCCACTGGAGAATCATTTCCTAAAACCACTTGATGAGGAAATTAGAGATCTCAATTTCTCAGAGCTTAGAGATCCCTCAAAGTTGTTCAGGCGATTGGGGCCACTTCATAATGCCAATTGCCATAACCAATCAAAGACCTCAGCCAAAGCAACCTCCCACCCGTAACCACTTCAGCACAACACAAATGGAAATACTAAAACTTCCTATAGTGTAAGGATTTATCATTAATGCTAAGATTAAAAGGGAGCATCTCAGTTTTGCAAGGCAAGGTTAAGAGAGCCATTAAGGTAAGCAGAACGGTGTTTGAGGACTTGTGGCACATTATCACGGTTCCATTGAGCGCCAGAGATTTTGATGCGTCTAGCGATTTGCTTAACAGCAGATTCCACTGCGCCAGAACCAATAGAGCAAATCTGCTCGGTTTGGAAATACCAATAATCAGGAATACGATGGCGATGCTTGTGCAGATAAGCAATAAAATTGATGCTCTGAGGACTAGCTAAGTGATTGAGCTCAGCAATAGCTGCAGTCACATTACCCCGCCACAAAAAAGCTTCGACCCCAGTCAAAAGTTGAGCTGTAGCCTCAATTTTATGCAGGTTTTCCACCAAATGGAACCAGTCCAAGATTTCATAGCGACTATCAGGTATAGAGATCTGGGCAATAATATTCCAAATCCCATCATGTCCATCCCCAATACAGGTAACCATATCTGCTAAAGGCTGTCGATTTACCCAGTCTGTTAAGGCAATGTTATCTTGAAATGTGGCAAATATGGCTTGTCCATGCAAGTTCACAGCTTTATAGTCCTTCCACTCACTTGGCTGTCCAAGTGGCGTGCGCAGTCTGATTCTGCCTCCATCGACACTTAATTCCTCGACCGACTCTTCTACCTCTAGGGGGCTAAATTCATGGCGATGCACCAGGCGCTGTTGTGTACTGCGCGATATTTGCACTCCCATCAACATGGCTAAGTCTTTGGCGGCTTGTTCGTAGGATACATTCGCACTCAAGATCAGGCTACATCTTTCCACATACGGGCTCACCTGGCTATAGGGGGCTACTTTGAGCTTCTGCGCTTGCTTTTGCGTGAGGTGGAGCTGTCCGATGCTGCTTTGCACTCGCCTGCGGCGTCCTGCTTCTGTGCCCGTAACTGTGCGGATAAAAAACTCCCTATTTCTGGGCTGACATGTTCGAGGATTTGCTGCCGCACAGCGATTTCGATCCCTTCCAAGCTGGTTAGTTGTTCCGATGGTGTATTCTGATAAAGGATGGCGGCAATAGCTTGAACGTGCGCTTGCATTTCTTTTTCCTGCTCTGGAGTCATGGTTGCTCTCCTTGGGGTTGGTTTCTCGTATTCCTATCTTCTGATTTCTTCCCCCTTTTGGCTACCCATCTATATTAAGCATTATTACTCAGTGCAAAGTTGAGATGCTCCCAAACTTTTTGGGAATAGCGATCGCCGCAGTATTTATTCAGGAATATCACCGAAGCGATCGCATTACTGTTTCAGTGCAGAGCGATCGCAGATTTCCCAAACTTACTGATTTGCTTGAAACCAGCGATCGCCGTTAAATGTCATCAGGATTAATCCCAAGCGATCTGAGGTATGCTGCTAGTTTTTCCTTTTCTTGACGTTCTTGTAATTTTTCTTGACGTTCTTGTAATTTTTCCTGACGTTCTTGGATGGCGATCAAACGTTCTTGATCGGCGATCGCCTCAGCTTCTAATCTAGCTTGTTTTTCAAGCGATCGCTCTTGTTCTGCCTCCTCATAAGAACGTAAAATTTCATTAGAGATGGGGTCAAAGAAGCGAAACCTTTTATTTGGATATAAACGTAGGTCTAAACCTAATACCTCACTATGCAATGACAACACACCATCTGGCAAAATAGACGGAGCGATCGCCCCATATTTGCCTTGCTCCAGACGCACTCCCTGCAAAGGCTGCGGTTTTAAATAGTCCCCAGATGGATCGAACTGAAAATATTCCTTGACTCCCAGAGTCCGGTAAATTAACGGATTCTCATCCCGGTCTTTGCGCACCGTTCCCTTCGAGGTAATCTCTAAGACAAAATCAGGAACCTTGCCGCCTTCTTCCCACAGCTTATAGCTGCGGCGATCTGCACTACTCATGCCAAATACGACAAACGTATCCGGTGCGATCTTCTTATCGGGATTATTCTCTTCATAGAAAATGAATAGATTCCCAGACACGTAAACATCCTGTCGAGGCTCGAACCAAAGCCTGAGTGCCTCTGTCGTATAGCTCAGATTACGCCTCTGTTTATCACCTTCAGCCATCGGCTCAAAGTCCTCTTCCAAATATTCAATTGTGGGGGTTAGCTTGAGTTCGCCAGAAACAGTCATGGTACGGCACTCCAAGACACGTGAGATCCAAGCCTAGATTAACATAATTGCCGAGGTAGATAAGCACGATTTCGTGCCGAATGCGTTCCGCCGCCCGATCGGTGAACCCAACGCCTACACTGCAAACGGTATTACCATTCCCCTTTACTTCTGACACAATAGATAACAGAAGATTTTCCAGCGATCGACCCATGCTAATTGAACAGAATATAACGTTAGCCACCCTGGTGCGCGAACTACGCTTTCGATTGGGACTGACCCAGGAACAATTTGCCGCTGAGTTGGGGGTTACTTTCGTTTCGGTAAATCGCTGGGAGAATAGCAAAACCCAGCCATCGCCAATGGCACTACGACTGATGCAATTGATGTTGCAAGAAATGGGCGATCGCGGAGCCGATCTACTAGACCGCTATTTCTGAGCTATTGCATCTGTTATTACACTCTTTCTAGTGACTCAATGTCTCTTACCCTAAGCTGTCTCTGTAATCGAAACGATAAACACAGAGAAACTTCAGGAGACATCCATGAATCAACTCGAACTAGCCAATGCGATCGCTCAGGAACTTCAGATTGGCGGTTACGATGCCGATCGCTTCCTCAAAGTCACGCTCGAAAAAATCATCTCGGTGGTGACATCAAATCAACCAGTGGAACTGCAAGGCTTCGGCACATTTGCCATGCGCCCTAACGCTCCGCGCACGGGGACAAGTCCTGCTACAGGCGAACCGTTTAATATCCCTGCCCGCTGGTCAGCGTCCTTCAAAATCGATAAAGCTTTCAAAGAGCGTGTCGAAGCCGTTCCCCTCGATACATCGAGTCCAAGCGTTACACCTGTTGCCGTATCGGACATCATCGCCCCTGGCGACAAACCCTATTACTTCACCGTCCAGTTCAGCGACGATATCGGCATCAAAGCCTCTACCATCGGCGGCAAGAACAGCGAACTCGGCGAACTCGATGTGCGCGTGACTGGCCCCAATGGTTTCAACCAACTTGCCAGAGCCACAAGAACCAAAGCTACTGCCGACAAGAAAGGACGGATCGTTACCTATGCCGTCGGCGCTCCTGGTGGCGTGTGGGACTTCACCGCTAACGGTCAATACCAGATCGATCTATTAGAGGCGTAAGTTTCGGACTTGATGGGCAATTTCCTATCGTCCACTACCGTCGGCAACTTTAACGTGGCAATCCCTGGTGGTAGCGGTGTTGGTTAAGGAGGAGATTCATGACCTACGCTGAGTTTCTTTCAACCTTGCGATCGCTTTTATCTGGCTTACTTTATCCCTCCGAATCTGATTTCCCTGTAGAAGTTGTACCACGCGGACTTTCCTACAGAATGCCCAGTAGTGGAGAAGTGAGGGACTTAGACCGTGTCTTCAAGATGCGGCATATCGAGGACTGGATGGGTGAGGGAGAGCGATCGCTTGCCCAGAGATGGCAGTCGGTTTACGACCACATCAGCAACAATACCATCGCCACAACCGCATGGCACTACAAAGTCAACCGCAAGAACTACACCCATGAGCAAGTAGTCATTCTGCTACACGCTCAAGGGGTTGTAGGACTTCGCATCCGTCTTGTTGAAACATAGGAGATTGTGCCCGTGACAACATGAGGTGGACCCCAAAAACTGGACAGGGGGTTAAGCTCTGAACCACACAAAATAATGATAGGAGTAGTTCATGAGTAACAAACGCAAGCAGTACAATCCGCAATTCAAAGCGAAAGTTGCCCTGGAAGCGATTCGGGGCGAGAAGACCATCTCGGAATTGGTAAGTCAGTATGAAGTTCATGCAACGCTGATTAACAACTGGAAACGACAGTTGCTGGATGAAGCCATTAGCCTGTTTGAGAAAAGTAGTGGGGCGCATAAAGCTGATGAGAGCCAACAAGCCGAGATTGACGAGTTATATCGTCAGATCGGACAGTTGAAGGTAGAACGGGATTTTTTAGCCAACAGGTCAGCACAGTTGGGGTTGAAGAACGCAAAGCCCTGGTAGTGTCTGACCATTGTGAACTGAGTATGGTGCGGCAATGCCAATTGCTAGGGATTGCTCGTTCCAGCTTCTACTACACGACTTGGAAGGTTAAGCAGGTAAGGTCTAAAAAGGGCAACAAAAGGCTAAGATGAAGGAATAAACGACGAAAAAGCCTTGTTTTGCCAATGTTATTACCTTTTTTCAGGCTGGTAGGAGTAGCACCAACCATAGCTAAAGGGATGCAGGCATATCGCAGCGTGTTTTGTCGCGAAGAGGGATTTAACCACGTCAGTCGATATGTCAATGGTTTGATTCTAAGTCCCAACAAGACATTACAAGGGATCCACAGCCAAATAGTGTGGCCAGAGGGAGAAGCCGTGAGCCGACGGGCAATGCACNNNNNNNNNNNNNNNNNNNNNNNNNNNNNNNNNNNNNNNNNNNNNNNNNNNNNNNNNNNNNNNNNNNNNNNNNNNNNNNNNNNNNNNNNNNNNNNNNNNNCAAACGCATCGCTACCCACCGGAGCCACCGCAACCGTATAAGCCGCCAGATTCGTATCCTGCACCGTGCCAAATAGCTCCACCGTCGAAGTAATAGACCTCTTGCAGATTAGGTTGAGGTTGAGTTGCCAAAGAACCCCAAGATAGGAAAATATCAGGACATAGCAATAACGAAAAGCGTCCTGATGATGAACTATATAATAGCGCAAACCCTACCTGCTGCACACTTTAAGCGTCGATTTGGTATCGAGACTAATACGTTCAAAGCAATTGTGAAAGTGCTTAAACCAGAGTGGCGAGCAACGCCAACACCTGGAGCCAAGCCTAAACTCGGACTAGAAGACCGCATATTGGTTGCCTTCGAGTATTGGCGGGAATATCGCACCTACTTTCACATCGCCACTATTGGGGCATCAGCGAGTCTACAGTTTGTCGAATAGTGCATTGGGTAGAGGAGACTTTAATCCGCTCACGTCGCTTTCGACTACCTGGGAAGCGCCAGTTGGTGCGGGGCTTTGGGATACCTACAGTCGCGATCGTTGATGTGACTGAAACTCGCATTGAGCGTCCTAAGCGGCACCAACGTGCCTTTTATAGCGGCAAACAGAAAGGGCACACGCTCAAATGTCAACTCATAATTGACGCTCTTACTGGGCAGATTAGACCTCTTGCAAATTAGCCAACTGAGGAGCCTTGAGAGCGTTCAAAATTGTAGAGACCAGCAATTAGATTGCAACGCAAACCAAAGCGGTGACGACGATTGCGATAGCGTCCAGATAAGATGCGGAAGATCTTCAAGCGGCGATTAACATGCTCAATGCCAACCCGTTGGCGCGCAAGTTGGCGGTTGAACGCTTTCTGCTCGGGCNNNNNNNNNNNNNNNNNNNNNNNNNNNNNNNNNNNNNNNNNNNNNNNNNNNNNNNNNNNNNNNNNNNNNNNNNNNNNNNNNNNNNNNNNNNNNNNNNNNNAAAGCTCAAAAGCTAGCGCCGCTCGTGAGAGGATGGAGGAGATACCACAGGTACTGCAAGATGGATGGGGCTAAGCATAGCCTATGGCACATCAGTCACAGGGCATGGAAGGTATTCAATCAGGAGAAGAAGCAGGATCGATACTCAACCAAGCAGTTGATTGAGAAAGCATTCCCATCTGTTCCTTACTCTGAAAACAAACACGTAAATGTCAGAGGAAATAAATCTCCCTTTGATGGCGATTTGGTCTACTGGAGTGAGCGAAACAGCAAGCTCTATGACGGTCAAACCTCTAAAGCCCTAAAAAGGCAAAACCATTCATGTGCTTCCTGCGGTCACAAATTATTATCGGACGAAAGAGTTCATCTCCACCATGCCGATGGCAACCACAACAACTGGAAGAAAGAAAACCTGTTAGCGATTCATGAGAGTTGCCATACCTATTTCCACATGGGCAAAAGCGCAAGCTAGAGAATATCGGGAGCGCAGTGCGGTGAAAGTCGCACGCTGCGATCTAATTGGGAGGGGCAGGAAGTCATATTCCTCCTCGACCCAACCTGGCGAGGGCAATGTCATCAGGCAAACCGACATCCTCACCGGCGAAATCACAGCCTACACTTGGGATTATCGAAACCGACTGACCAATGTCACTCGCAACGGCACGCCAGTGGGCACCTACAACTACGATGTCTACGACCAGCGCATCGGCAAGACCACAACCACAGGTACAGACCGCTTCGTCTACGGACAGAACCAGAATATCGCCCTGGAATTCGATGGCAGCGGTGGTTTAACCAATCGCTACCTGCATGGAAATAGTATTGACGCGATTATGGCAGATGAAGCCAATGGTTCGGTGGGCTGGACGCTGACGGATAACCTCGGCACGGTGCGCGATGTCGTGGATAGCGCGGGTGCGAGTAAGAACCACTTCGTTTACGATAGTTTCGGCAATTTCACCAGCGAGAGCGATCCTGGTTTCGATACCCGCTTCACGTTTACTGGTCGCGAGTTCGATGCGGAGACAGGGAATTATGACTATCGCAGTCGCCCTTACAGACCGATTAGTGGGCGGTTTATTGAGGAGGATGCGATCGGGTTTGAAGGTGGAGATACAAATCTTTACAGGTATGTGAAGAATAGTCCTGCCGCAAGTGTAGATCCCTCTGGATTAGCTGGAAAAATACTTTCTTTTGAACGTAACTTTACTTATAGGTCGGGCTATGGAAGTACTACTAAATCCTCTGAAAATAATATTAACAAAATAGGTAATCGTGGTCTGCTCACCATAATAGCTCCGGTAGTTAGAGGTCGACCGATTAGACGCAGTTTTCCTGCGCAGATTCAGATTCTAACTGACGAAGTGAAAGCAAAGATCAGGTATGTTAAAGAGACTCCAGGTTCTTCGCAGAGAACTATTCACAAAAATTATAATGGTTTATATCCTGGCGACGATCAAGGACATATTGTTCCAGAAATCCTTGGCGGCTCAGATAGAGAAAGTGGAGTGATCAAGCCATTTGAAAATAATTTCTTTTCCCAAAATCGAAGAGTTAATCAGATTGACTATGCCGCTTTTAATAAAAAGGTAAATCAAGAGCTTACTAAATTCACTGGCGAGAAAGAGTTTGACCCATGCCAGCCTCCGCCAGATGCGAAGTATATCACTTACGATGTAAGATTATATTACTCGATAAGCCGCCCCCTGCAATATGCAGATTATCCATTGAGGCCATCTTCTTTTGACGTAAATGTTAAGTTCTATGATTTCACTAGCGGAGAAGATGTTTCCAAAAGATTATATAGGCCCTTCGGTAACCCTTGAGTTTGTGTTTAAGTGTCAATAGAAATTGTAGATACACCAACGAAGTTATTATTGTTATCAATGCCCAAAATATATATATCGTTTTGGATAACTCCAATCCTATAAACTCTTATACTCATTAGATTTTGAGAGAGGAGTTTGAATAATGCAGACATTCTTTCAACGTAGCTTTGGTCATCAATCACAATTAAACGTTTATCTAATACTGTGGTTTCAACAAGACCAATAGAGTCTAGGAGTAAATCTAGTAGAGCGCCCTTTTGAGTTGTAAATTCCCATGTAAAACTGTCGAAAGGATACAATGTTATACCAAGCAGGTTTAGTAGACCCAGGTTTCGCAATCTAGTCTCATCAAATTCATCAGGGAATGTATAGTTTTCTAGAGTTTGTAAAAGTAGAGAATTTAACAACGCTAAATCTGGATCGTCAACTACCTCTCTTGCAATGAGCGGGGATGGGTCAAACTCTCTAGAAACAAAGGGATTGAGCTTTGTTGATAAGCCAAGATAGTTTCCACACTCAGTCTTACCCAAGATAATGTAAAAACTAGATATACCTATATAACAGCTATTTTGAAAGGCTAGATCTTCAGTTTTAATCTGATAAATTTCGAAACAGCTTAAATTGGATCGCATGAGGTTTGCAATCTCCTCATATTTGTGAGCTATATCTGGTAGGTTGCTAAATATATCTCTATGAAACTGTTCAAAGCTAACCAGATTAAGGTAGCCAATAGATTGTAGTAACCCTCCAACCGTAAACTCACCAAGATTTGCATCCCTAAAAAAGACCTTGAAAGGGTAGAAATTATCGCTTGCAAAGAGCAGCCCTTCAATTTGCTTTTCTAGGGATAAAACTAGTTGATTCATTTAACGACACCTCTAAAAACTTAAAGTGATTGAGAATAGTTCGCCATGCGGTCGCCGCTAATTAGAGATGTTAACATAGCGATCGCATGATGGATGTTCTCTTATGCGATCGCCCGATTGATGATAGATTTTTGGGTAGCGATCGCCATCAAGGAATATTTGCAGAGCGATCGCCATTTTTTATGGGATAAACTTTTTTGGAATAGCGATCGTCATTTATTCAGAGATATCACCAAAGCGATCGCGTTTTAGTTTTCATTTAGCCAGCGATCTCTATCAATGATAGATTTTTGGGGTAGCGATCGCGTTTTAGTTTTCATTTAGCCAGCGATCTCTATCGAAGATTGATTTTTAGAGTAGCGATCGCGTTTTAGTTTTCATTTAGCCAGCGATCTCCTTAACATTTATTCTGGGAGTTCGCCAAAGCGATCTCGATATTTTTTTAGCAACTCTTCCGCCTCTTGTTTAGCAAGTTTTTCCTGAGCAGCGATCGCTTTTACGACGATCTGAGCAGAGCGATCGTCTTAACATTTATTCTGGGAGTTCGCCAAAGCGATCTCGATATTTTTTCAGCAACTCTTCCGCTTCTTCCTTAGCAAGTTTCTCCTGAGCTGCGATCGCTTCGGCATGTTCTTTAGCTAATTTTTCTTGTTTGGCGATCGCTTCAGCTTCTTGCTTAGCACGTTCAGCCTGTTCTTTGGCAATACGCTCTTGAGTGGCGATCGCTTCCGCCTCTTTTTGTGCTAGTTCCGCTTGAGTAGCGATCGCTTCAGCTTCTTGTTTCGCCAAACGTTCTGAGAGAGCGATCGCTTCAGCCGTATCAGCCCGTTCCTCAGCCGTAGGATAGCGGTTGCCAAAGCGATCGTACCAATATACCCACTCCCGCGACCAGTTACTGCGCGATCGCACCTCACAGCCAATCCCCAAACCAATCTCCGGCATCCATACCATCTTACCTTTGCCACTCTCTTGTAACAGAGATGTTAACGGCAGAAGTTCGTACTTGTCATCTACTAACTTGTACACCTCTAAAGATTGATGTTGCTTGTGGATCCCTGCCCTACCACTGAGGGGATTGTAGATGACATAATAGAGAATTCCCAAAGCTTGATATGTCTCTAGCTTGCGATCGTATTCACCGTTATATTCCTTGGAAACTACTTCCAAAAATAAGATCGGTAACACTTCTTCTTTCCACAGGACATAACTGAGGCGACCACCTTCTCCCACATGCCGATTTACTCCCAACGCCAAAAAAGCATCGGGTACGATAGACTTACTCTCCTTAGGTTTCTCGATATTGGGTTCGTAGTAAATACACATATCCACACCCCAAAACCAATCAGAGCGATCTTCCCACACCCACAACAGGACATTTAGCAGAAGATTAGGAATATCGTTTTGGAGTTCGTTATCCACAGGGGTATCATCTGAGTCGGGTAATTCCTCAGCCGTAGGCAGGTGGAGATAGTCGTAAGCAAGGTTAACCATAACTTTCCTGCGTTGATGCGGTTA comes from Pseudanabaena sp. PCC 6802 and encodes:
- a CDS encoding transposase — encoded protein: MRRSYNTDLSNQEWEIIAPMLPKPSKWGRPPKTNMRELLNAIFYILKNGCTWQNLPHDFPPYSTVYFYWQRWERTGLLEEINRKLSQQFREKVSKEATRGDFNPLTSLSTTWEAPVGAGLWDTYSRDR
- a CDS encoding integrase core domain-containing protein; its protein translation is MWRSLKYELIYLIAFEDGIHLNKEVRKWFNWYNQERPHQALNYRTPELVYWERLSGSVSTGESFPKTT
- a CDS encoding ISKra4 family transposase (programmed frameshift); translation: MTPEQEKEMQAHVQAIAAILYQNTPSEQLTSLEGIEIAVRQQILEHVSPEIGFFIRTVTGTEAGRRRRVQSSIGQLHLTQKQAQKLKVAPYSQVSPYVERCSLILSANVSYEQAAKDLAMLMGVQISRSTQQRLVHRHEFSPLEVEESVEELSVDGGRIRLRTPLGQPSEWKDYKAVNLHGQAIFATFQDNIALTDWVNRQPLADMVTCIGDGHDGIWNIIAQISIPDSRYEILDWFHLVENLHKIEATAQLLTGVEAFLWRGNVTAAIAELNHLASPQSINFIAYLHKHRHRIPDYWYFQTEQICSIGSGAVESAVKQIARRIKISGAQWNRDNVPQVLKHRSAYLNGSLNLALQN
- a CDS encoding Uma2 family endonuclease, with the translated sequence MTVSGELKLTPTIEYLEEDFEPMAEGDKQRRNLSYTTEALRLWFEPRQDVYVSGNLFIFYEENNPDKKIAPDTFVVFGMSSADRRSYKLWEEGGKVPDFVLEITSKGTVRKDRDENPLIYRTLGVKEYFQFDPSGDYLKPQPLQGVRLEQGKYGAIAPSILPDGVLSLHSEVLGLDLRLYPNKRFRFFDPISNEILRSYEEAEQERSLEKQARLEAEAIADQERLIAIQERQEKLQERQEKLQERQEKEKLAAYLRSLGINPDDI
- a CDS encoding helix-turn-helix domain-containing protein — its product is MRSAARSVNPTPTLQTVLPFPFTSDTIDNRRFSSDRPMLIEQNITLATLVRELRFRLGLTQEQFAAELGVTFVSVNRWENSKTQPSPMALRLMQLMLQEMGDRGADLLDRYF
- a CDS encoding HU family DNA-binding protein, with the translated sequence MNQLELANAIAQELQIGGYDADRFLKVTLEKIISVVTSNQPVELQGFGTFAMRPNAPRTGTSPATGEPFNIPARWSASFKIDKAFKERVEAVPLDTSSPSVTPVAVSDIIAPGDKPYYFTVQFSDDIGIKASTIGGKNSELGELDVRVTGPNGFNQLARATRTKATADKKGRIVTYAVGAPGGVWDFTANGQYQIDLLEA
- a CDS encoding transposase, with the translated sequence MSNKRKQYNPQFKAKVALEAIRGEKTISELVSQYEVHATLINNWKRQLLDEAISLFEKSSGAHKADESQQAEIDELYRQIGQLKVERDFLANRSAQLGLKNAKPW
- a CDS encoding transposase family protein, translated to PEQKAFNRQLARQRVGIEHVNRRLKIFRILSGRYRNRRHRFGLRCNLIAGLYNFERSQGSSVG
- a CDS encoding HNH endonuclease; this encodes KAQKLAPLVRGWRRYHRYCKMDGAKHSLWHISHRAWKVFNQEKKQDRYSTKQLIEKAFPSVPYSENKHVNVRGNKSPFDGDLVYWSERNSKLYDGQTSKALKRQNHSCASCGHKLLSDERVHLHHADGNHNNWKKENLLAIHESCHTYFHMGKSAS
- a CDS encoding RHS repeat domain-containing protein is translated as MRVAIPISTWAKAQAREYRERSAVKVARCDLIGRGRKSYSSSTQPGEGNVIRQTDILTGEITAYTWDYRNRLTNVTRNGTPVGTYNYDVYDQRIGKTTTTGTDRFVYGQNQNIALEFDGSGGLTNRYLHGNSIDAIMADEANGSVGWTLTDNLGTVRDVVDSAGASKNHFVYDSFGNFTSESDPGFDTRFTFTGREFDAETGNYDYRSRPYRPISGRFIEEDAIGFEGGDTNLYRYVKNSPAASVDPSGLAGKILSFERNFTYRSGYGSTTKSSENNINKIGNRGLLTIIAPVVRGRPIRRSFPAQIQILTDEVKAKIRYVKETPGSSQRTIHKNYNGLYPGDDQGHIVPEILGGSDRESGVIKPFENNFFSQNRRVNQIDYAAFNKKVNQELTKFTGEKEFDPCQPPPDAKYITYDVRLYYSISRPLQYADYPLRPSSFDVNVKFYDFTSGEDVSKRLYRPFGNP
- a CDS encoding nuclease A inhibitor family protein, which gives rise to MNQLVLSLEKQIEGLLFASDNFYPFKVFFRDANLGEFTVGGLLQSIGYLNLVSFEQFHRDIFSNLPDIAHKYEEIANLMRSNLSCFEIYQIKTEDLAFQNSCYIGISSFYIILGKTECGNYLGLSTKLNPFVSREFDPSPLIAREVVDDPDLALLNSLLLQTLENYTFPDEFDETRLRNLGLLNLLGITLYPFDSFTWEFTTQKGALLDLLLDSIGLVETTVLDKRLIVIDDQSYVERMSALFKLLSQNLMSIRVYRIGVIQNDIYILGIDNNNNFVGVSTISIDT
- a CDS encoding Uma2 family endonuclease, giving the protein MVNLAYDYLHLPTAEELPDSDDTPVDNELQNDIPNLLLNVLLWVWEDRSDWFWGVDMCIYYEPNIEKPKESKSIVPDAFLALGVNRHVGEGGRLSYVLWKEEVLPILFLEVVSKEYNGEYDRKLETYQALGILYYVIYNPLSGRAGIHKQHQSLEVYKLVDDKYELLPLTSLLQESGKGKMVWMPEIGLGIGCEVRSRSNWSREWVYWYDRFGNRYPTAEERADTAEAIALSERLAKQEAEAIATQAELAQKEAEAIATQERIAKEQAERAKQEAEAIAKQEKLAKEHAEAIAAQEKLAKEEAEELLKKYRDRFGELPE